A genomic segment from Tuwongella immobilis encodes:
- a CDS encoding PP2C family protein-serine/threonine phosphatase: MPFALNIGKCTLLGNYRENNEDSIEVKQFPELTVCIVADGMGGQAYGEVASRRAIEIIPRELRKHLHSMATPDMTKDAIRRCILLANEEIMQMGALDKDMKNMGTTIVMAVWRRGGELYVAGVGDSRAYIARTRAIKQLTVDHSLAQALVEAGTISPQEAKEHRYRNVLWKFLGSRELTTGRETDVIEVRLQHGDRFLLCSDGLTGVVSDDKLLNHLQSYPDVQECADTMGQLALDCNSRDNVSCIVIEAVEAN, encoded by the coding sequence ATGCCTTTTGCACTGAATATCGGCAAATGCACGCTGCTGGGGAACTACCGGGAAAACAACGAAGATTCCATCGAAGTGAAGCAGTTTCCCGAACTGACGGTCTGCATTGTGGCGGATGGCATGGGCGGCCAAGCCTACGGCGAAGTGGCCAGCCGACGCGCCATTGAAATCATCCCCCGCGAACTCCGCAAGCATTTGCATTCGATGGCCACACCCGACATGACCAAAGATGCCATTCGTCGGTGCATTCTGTTGGCCAACGAAGAAATCATGCAAATGGGTGCGCTCGACAAAGATATGAAGAACATGGGGACAACCATTGTGATGGCCGTCTGGCGTCGCGGTGGGGAACTCTATGTGGCCGGGGTGGGTGACAGCCGAGCCTACATCGCCCGAACGCGCGCCATCAAGCAATTGACGGTCGATCACTCGCTCGCACAAGCCTTGGTGGAAGCAGGGACGATCTCCCCGCAAGAGGCCAAAGAGCATCGCTACCGCAACGTTTTGTGGAAATTCTTGGGCAGCCGCGAATTGACAACCGGCCGAGAAACCGATGTCATCGAAGTGCGCTTGCAGCACGGCGATCGCTTCTTGCTCTGTTCGGACGGATTGACCGGCGTTGTCAGCGATGACAAGCTGCTGAACCATCTGCAATCGTACCCGGATGTTCAAGAGTGTGCCGATACGATGGGCCAATTGGCGCTGGATTGCAACTCGCGTGATAATGTCTCCTGCATTGTGATCGAAGCGGTCGAAGCGAATTAA
- a CDS encoding DUF1573 domain-containing protein, with the protein MTHFILPLLLLAPTDGASIAPLMVTPTHSDCGKILAGTPIVKTFQIRNTSPAVLEIASVRPSCGCQRWTLSAQKLEPNATATLTVTVGTLAQTVGGHRWTIALTPKSVESQQDLPETRIELTGLIERRLTVVPTSLSIPISDRWHTIRVEGVADREKLRLRPTKIPDGLEVQLASGGNQCMVSLRVKPGAKVPTGWMDLGFATDDPQQPNLSFPIEIRPQERPQTVQHTPEQWVFQPAKSTEMQSALFQVRRGDGQPIRLISARCDQPGISVTAANGAFPVFPIRVRFDPTKVEQAMGNAEVILMLQPAEGMAAPEEHRIPVRWILP; encoded by the coding sequence ATGACACACTTCATCTTACCATTGTTGTTGCTTGCCCCTACGGATGGGGCAAGCATCGCTCCGCTGATGGTCACGCCGACCCATTCGGACTGTGGCAAGATTTTAGCGGGCACCCCAATTGTCAAAACCTTCCAAATTCGAAATACATCACCAGCGGTGCTTGAAATTGCATCGGTGCGACCGAGTTGTGGCTGCCAACGCTGGACGCTGTCGGCCCAAAAACTGGAGCCGAATGCCACCGCAACCCTTACCGTCACCGTTGGAACGCTGGCCCAGACGGTAGGCGGACATCGTTGGACAATCGCCCTCACGCCAAAATCAGTAGAATCACAACAAGATCTCCCCGAGACACGAATTGAACTGACGGGCCTCATCGAGCGGCGGCTGACGGTGGTGCCAACCTCGTTAAGCATTCCGATCAGCGATCGCTGGCATACCATTCGCGTCGAAGGTGTGGCCGATCGTGAGAAGCTTCGGCTGCGACCGACAAAAATTCCCGACGGGCTTGAAGTTCAGTTGGCGTCGGGGGGGAATCAATGCATGGTCAGTCTGCGGGTGAAACCAGGCGCGAAGGTTCCGACCGGCTGGATGGATCTGGGATTTGCGACCGATGATCCGCAGCAACCCAATCTCAGCTTTCCGATTGAGATTCGTCCCCAGGAGCGACCGCAGACGGTTCAACATACGCCGGAACAATGGGTATTCCAACCCGCGAAATCGACTGAGATGCAATCGGCGTTGTTCCAGGTGCGTCGAGGGGATGGGCAGCCGATCCGGCTGATCTCCGCACGCTGCGATCAACCAGGAATCTCGGTGACGGCAGCCAATGGTGCGTTTCCAGTGTTTCCGATTCGTGTTCGGTTCGATCCAACAAAGGTCGAACAGGCGATGGGGAATGCTGAGGTGATTTTGATGCTTCAGCCTGCCGAGGGAATGGCAGCACCCGAAGAACATCGGATTCCAGTCCGATGGATTTTGCCCTAA
- a CDS encoding S1C family serine protease produces MRTILAWVVVGVFLLAVNGMGQVAPPMPPVAQPPLPPAANPPEAGDQPSKPADSLLGPMNSQPLELSPEEATNVRVYEIANRSVVNITTRGTEDSLLFAPTRQGSGSGCILNRDGYILTNHHVIDGADEITVTLADGSSHSARWVGSDPNNDLAVVRINAPAEVLRPMSWGDSDRLVVGQRVYALGNPFGLERTMTAGMVSSLGRTLRTDNGRLIRGVIQTDAAINPGNSGGPLLNRRGELVGITTAIISRAGQSSGVGLAVPGNTVRRVAEELIRHGRVVRADCGIEAAVRTDRGLLIARLTPRGPAEQAGIRGPELRAIQRGALVYWAIDRAKADVVVAVDGKPVRTMDELFAAVETHQPGEEAMFTVLRNGKSIKIPVELVESR; encoded by the coding sequence ATGCGCACGATCCTCGCTTGGGTTGTTGTCGGGGTTTTCCTGCTTGCAGTCAATGGAATGGGGCAAGTCGCGCCGCCAATGCCGCCGGTTGCACAACCGCCGTTGCCGCCTGCGGCCAATCCGCCGGAAGCGGGCGATCAGCCGAGCAAACCCGCCGATTCGTTGCTGGGACCGATGAATTCGCAACCGTTGGAGTTATCTCCCGAAGAGGCGACGAATGTTCGCGTGTATGAGATTGCCAATCGGAGTGTCGTCAACATCACGACGCGCGGAACGGAAGACTCGCTGCTGTTCGCACCCACGCGACAAGGTTCCGGTTCGGGGTGTATCCTCAACCGCGATGGTTATATTCTGACGAATCACCATGTCATTGATGGAGCCGACGAGATTACTGTCACCTTGGCCGATGGCAGCTCGCACTCGGCACGGTGGGTAGGGAGTGATCCGAATAACGATTTGGCCGTGGTGCGAATCAATGCGCCAGCGGAAGTCTTGCGGCCGATGAGCTGGGGCGACTCCGATCGGCTGGTGGTCGGGCAGCGCGTCTATGCCTTGGGCAATCCGTTTGGCTTGGAACGCACCATGACGGCGGGAATGGTGAGCAGTTTGGGACGCACGCTGCGAACGGATAACGGGCGATTGATTCGAGGCGTGATTCAGACCGATGCGGCGATCAATCCGGGAAATTCCGGCGGCCCATTGTTGAATCGACGCGGGGAGTTGGTGGGAATCACCACGGCAATCATCTCGCGTGCGGGGCAGAGTTCCGGCGTCGGGCTGGCAGTGCCAGGCAATACCGTTCGCCGCGTTGCCGAAGAGTTGATTCGACATGGCCGGGTGGTGCGGGCCGATTGCGGAATCGAAGCCGCCGTGCGAACCGATCGTGGATTACTGATTGCTCGATTGACGCCTCGCGGACCTGCCGAACAAGCCGGAATCCGCGGGCCGGAACTGCGTGCCATTCAGCGCGGCGCGTTGGTGTATTGGGCGATTGACCGAGCCAAGGCGGATGTCGTGGTGGCAGTCGATGGCAAACCCGTGCGGACGATGGACGAGCTGTTCGCAGCGGTGGAGACGCACCAACCGGGAGAAGAAGCCATGTTTACCGTCTTGCGGAATGGCAAATCGATTAAAATTCCCGTCGAATTGGTCGAATCGCGTTGA
- a CDS encoding sugar phosphate isomerase/epimerase family protein, whose translation MGFKQTTAHRFGKHSYHQIGLVRGQFGNVPFAEWLKFLESSGFDGWEEASWELDLRKCDTDAGAAAYAQERLTLAKQHNLEIFTVATHLQGQALGDEPSAKTLQFIGGDAVEAYKAWRASGKTPPRTDPYYVPEEVGKLIHEQATRDLQACVRLAHHLSKLQNRRVALPGFVGSPAGCWSHWFLFPPLPTSIGGYAIEDVRKVSLELLAERFAPVFDLCKQLGVTYDLECHPSERAMGDIESAHDYLEAMDKAGYAEVVGFNLDGSHMEWQNVSVIDFIREFPERIHCAHVKGVWVAKEHVRAGRLGGHRPMGHWTNGWNFVTAGTARDANSLEEIFIELNRIGYDGAVSIEWEDNDAEQHAGARTALANCHRADNPPSGMRHDEMLKA comes from the coding sequence ATGGGATTTAAGCAAACGACCGCACACCGTTTCGGGAAACACTCGTACCACCAAATCGGGCTGGTTCGAGGCCAATTCGGCAATGTCCCGTTCGCCGAATGGCTGAAGTTCCTGGAATCCTCCGGCTTCGACGGCTGGGAAGAAGCGAGCTGGGAACTCGACCTGCGCAAGTGCGATACCGATGCCGGCGCTGCCGCATACGCACAAGAACGTCTGACTTTGGCCAAGCAGCACAACTTGGAAATCTTCACGGTGGCCACCCACCTCCAAGGCCAAGCCTTGGGCGATGAACCGAGCGCCAAGACGCTGCAATTCATTGGTGGCGACGCCGTCGAAGCCTACAAGGCATGGCGAGCCAGCGGCAAGACCCCGCCGCGCACCGATCCGTACTATGTTCCCGAAGAAGTGGGCAAACTGATCCACGAACAAGCCACCCGCGATCTGCAAGCGTGCGTGCGATTGGCACATCATCTGAGCAAGCTGCAAAATCGTCGCGTGGCACTTCCGGGATTCGTTGGATCGCCCGCCGGTTGCTGGAGCCACTGGTTCCTGTTCCCGCCCCTGCCCACCTCGATCGGCGGCTATGCCATCGAAGATGTCCGCAAGGTCAGTCTCGAACTGTTGGCAGAACGATTCGCCCCCGTGTTCGACCTGTGCAAGCAACTGGGCGTGACCTACGATCTGGAATGCCACCCGTCCGAACGCGCCATGGGTGACATCGAATCGGCCCACGATTACCTCGAAGCGATGGACAAGGCCGGGTATGCCGAAGTGGTCGGGTTCAATCTCGACGGTTCGCATATGGAATGGCAAAACGTGTCGGTCATCGACTTCATCCGCGAATTCCCCGAACGCATCCACTGCGCCCACGTCAAGGGCGTTTGGGTCGCCAAGGAACACGTTCGCGCGGGTCGGCTCGGTGGCCATCGTCCGATGGGTCACTGGACCAACGGTTGGAATTTCGTCACGGCTGGGACCGCCCGCGACGCCAATTCGTTGGAAGAAATTTTCATCGAACTCAACCGCATTGGTTATGACGGTGCGGTGAGCATCGAATGGGAAGACAACGACGCCGAACAACATGCCGGTGCCCGCACCGCGCTGGCCAATTGCCATCGTGCGGATAATCCGCCCAGCGGCATGCGGCACGATGAAATGCTGAAAGCGTAA
- a CDS encoding glycosyltransferase, with protein MDARATSDVVLVHDWLTGMRGGEKVLESFARLWPNAPLATLIHVPGTVSETIEHRRIITSLLNRLPGVASYYRYLFPWMPGAIQRMRLPESRVVLSSSHCVAKAIPLPPNAVHLCYCHTPMRYAWHMKDAYFGEQATQGRKVVGMKGRALELLLQQMRNWDRRTAANVHRFLANSRTTQQRIRDCYQRESTIVYPPVDTDFYQLGSQPRESFYLIVSACAPYKRLDLAIQACQKLKRPLVIIGTGQDAARLQSIAGPETTFLGWQSDAVIRDHLQRCRALLFPGLEDFGIVPVEAQACGAPVIAFGRGGATETVIPLGDASQPTGVWFESQTVESMIDAMQRFEQSESAFDPRALRSHAEQFSTQEFESQIRQIVTSAIERTGVRRANAA; from the coding sequence ATGGATGCGCGAGCAACTTCCGACGTGGTTCTGGTTCACGATTGGCTAACCGGAATGCGGGGCGGCGAGAAAGTCTTAGAATCGTTCGCACGATTATGGCCGAACGCGCCGTTGGCGACGCTTATCCATGTCCCCGGCACTGTTTCTGAAACCATCGAACATCGACGGATCATCACCAGTCTGCTCAATCGGCTGCCCGGTGTCGCGTCGTACTATCGCTATCTGTTTCCTTGGATGCCCGGTGCAATCCAGCGGATGCGGCTCCCCGAGTCTCGTGTCGTACTCAGTTCCAGTCACTGTGTTGCCAAGGCGATTCCACTGCCGCCGAATGCCGTGCATCTGTGCTATTGTCACACCCCCATGCGCTATGCCTGGCATATGAAGGACGCCTATTTTGGCGAACAAGCCACGCAGGGTCGCAAAGTCGTCGGAATGAAGGGGCGGGCACTGGAACTCCTGCTCCAGCAGATGCGGAATTGGGATCGCCGCACTGCAGCGAATGTGCATCGATTTCTCGCCAACTCTCGCACGACCCAACAACGAATCCGCGATTGCTACCAACGCGAAAGTACGATTGTCTACCCGCCGGTGGATACCGATTTCTACCAACTCGGCAGCCAACCCCGCGAGTCGTTCTATTTGATTGTGTCGGCCTGTGCGCCGTACAAGCGATTGGACTTGGCAATTCAAGCCTGTCAAAAGCTCAAGCGACCACTCGTGATTATCGGCACCGGGCAAGACGCCGCTCGATTGCAATCGATTGCCGGCCCGGAGACGACCTTCCTGGGCTGGCAGTCCGATGCGGTGATCCGCGACCATCTGCAACGCTGTCGGGCGTTACTCTTTCCAGGATTGGAAGATTTCGGAATCGTCCCGGTGGAAGCGCAAGCATGCGGTGCCCCGGTCATCGCGTTTGGCCGAGGCGGCGCAACCGAAACTGTGATACCATTGGGAGATGCATCTCAGCCGACGGGCGTCTGGTTTGAGTCGCAAACCGTCGAATCGATGATCGACGCGATGCAGCGATTCGAGCAATCCGAATCGGCATTCGATCCGCGTGCGTTGCGATCACATGCCGAGCAATTCAGCACCCAGGAATTTGAGTCGCAGATTCGGCAGATCGTCACTTCGGCGATCGAACGAACCGGCGTCCGTCGGGCCAATGCAGCCTAA
- a CDS encoding 3-keto-disaccharide hydrolase → MVFRMIRRSLIAGGMACLLLVSPASAQDVKPEAAAASSATLTLEAVPETEWVSLFNGKDMTGWKISKKSDPAMKWEVKDGLLVGSGKAGMLYSEKSFENFHFKVEAKINDKGNSGQYFRCSENPGFLDGYEAQINATHRDPIKTGSLYKFDKTYILNNAPHKPDEFFTQEVIANGNHIQIFVNGKKVTDIVDEKGQFKKGHFAIQQHDPGSIITIRKIEVKELPASK, encoded by the coding sequence ATGGTATTTCGTATGATTCGCCGCTCGTTGATCGCAGGTGGAATGGCCTGCTTGCTGTTGGTGTCCCCCGCTTCCGCTCAAGACGTGAAGCCCGAAGCGGCCGCCGCTTCCTCCGCGACCCTCACCCTGGAAGCCGTCCCGGAAACGGAATGGGTTTCCCTGTTCAATGGCAAAGATATGACCGGCTGGAAGATCTCCAAGAAATCCGACCCCGCCATGAAGTGGGAAGTCAAAGACGGTCTGCTCGTCGGTTCGGGCAAAGCCGGAATGCTCTACAGCGAAAAGTCGTTTGAAAACTTCCACTTCAAAGTCGAAGCGAAGATTAACGATAAGGGCAACTCCGGTCAGTATTTCCGTTGCAGCGAAAACCCCGGCTTCCTGGATGGCTACGAAGCGCAAATCAATGCCACGCATCGCGATCCGATCAAGACCGGCTCGCTGTACAAGTTTGACAAGACCTACATTCTCAACAACGCCCCGCACAAGCCCGACGAATTCTTCACGCAAGAAGTGATTGCCAACGGCAACCACATTCAAATCTTCGTCAACGGCAAGAAAGTGACCGACATTGTGGACGAAAAGGGCCAATTCAAGAAGGGCCACTTCGCCATTCAGCAGCACGATCCGGGCAGCATTATCACGATTCGCAAGATCGAAGTGAAAGAACTCCCGGCCAGCAAGTAA
- a CDS encoding sialidase family protein, with translation MSRIVLLLAGAIGILPSGIIVAKEPTLKLVSVNKIWDAAPHNAFTDLIRDSDRWYCVFREGKGHVSPDGALRVITSADGKSWESAALIRSPNSDLRDAKITRTPTGEWMLSGAEAFHDRSKHSHQSLVWFSKDGKTWSEKHAIGDIDFWLWRTTWHRKVAYSVGYGCGRERLVRLYASKDGKAFEPIVPRLFDKGYPNESALLFDSDTAYCLLRRDGNPSSGLWGISQAPFTEWKWLDMGVKIGGPQMIRLPNGKILAAVRLYDRKVRTALAWIDPTTGKLTEALALPSGGDTSYAGMVWHDNQIWVSYYSSHEGKTNIYLAVVAVE, from the coding sequence ATGTCTCGAATCGTGCTGTTGCTGGCCGGTGCCATTGGCATCCTGCCCAGCGGAATCATCGTCGCCAAGGAGCCAACGCTCAAACTCGTGTCGGTCAACAAGATTTGGGATGCTGCCCCGCATAATGCCTTCACCGATCTGATTCGCGATTCGGATCGCTGGTATTGCGTGTTCCGCGAAGGCAAGGGGCACGTTTCGCCAGATGGAGCGCTTCGCGTCATCACGTCGGCGGATGGCAAGTCGTGGGAATCTGCCGCTCTGATTCGGTCGCCAAATTCCGACTTGCGCGACGCCAAAATCACCCGCACACCAACGGGCGAATGGATGCTCTCCGGTGCCGAGGCGTTTCACGATCGGTCCAAGCATAGTCATCAATCGCTCGTCTGGTTCTCCAAAGATGGGAAAACCTGGAGCGAGAAACATGCGATCGGCGACATCGATTTTTGGCTTTGGCGAACAACGTGGCATCGCAAGGTTGCCTACAGTGTCGGCTACGGATGTGGCCGCGAACGATTGGTGCGGCTGTATGCCAGCAAGGATGGCAAAGCCTTTGAGCCGATCGTGCCTCGATTATTCGACAAGGGATATCCCAACGAATCGGCGCTCCTGTTTGATTCGGACACCGCCTATTGTTTGTTGCGGCGTGATGGCAATCCGTCGAGCGGACTTTGGGGCATCTCGCAAGCCCCCTTCACCGAGTGGAAATGGCTGGATATGGGCGTGAAAATCGGTGGGCCACAGATGATCCGACTCCCGAATGGAAAGATTCTCGCCGCCGTGCGATTATACGATCGCAAGGTCCGCACAGCGCTAGCGTGGATCGATCCGACGACCGGCAAATTGACGGAAGCCCTGGCGCTGCCATCTGGTGGAGATACGAGCTATGCCGGAATGGTCTGGCACGATAATCAAATCTGGGTGAGTTATTATTCGAGCCACGAAGGAAAGACGAACATCTACCTGGCAGTAGTCGCCGTGGAATGA
- a CDS encoding redox-sensing transcriptional repressor Rex, whose product MRYVGSAETVFHAAIEKGPSVNEPPEHREERISRATAGRLSLYLRCLESRLREGQTKISSSDLAETLGITDSQVRKDLSQLGSLGKRGIGYTIVDLIRAIRESLGIDRTWRAALIGIGNLARALLRYRGFHARGFEIVGLFDSDTQKIGSEVDGQKVLSLQEMPATIETEAIRLAILTVPANAAQGIVDRLASTGIRGVLNFAPTVLKMPSNIQLVSVDFTIQLEQLAFRVHLGEDENTLADIYPIV is encoded by the coding sequence ATGCGTTACGTCGGTTCCGCGGAGACGGTTTTCCATGCAGCAATCGAGAAGGGGCCTTCGGTGAACGAACCGCCCGAACATCGTGAAGAACGGATCTCCCGCGCAACCGCCGGGCGACTCAGTCTGTATCTTCGCTGCCTCGAAAGCCGACTGCGAGAAGGTCAGACGAAAATTTCGAGTAGCGATCTCGCAGAAACCTTGGGAATTACCGATTCTCAGGTGCGAAAAGATCTTTCACAATTGGGAAGTCTTGGCAAGCGTGGGATTGGTTATACCATCGTTGATCTCATTCGTGCGATCCGTGAATCGCTGGGGATCGACCGGACGTGGCGAGCCGCTCTCATCGGGATTGGCAACCTCGCTCGGGCATTGCTGCGATACCGCGGATTTCACGCACGCGGCTTCGAAATTGTTGGCTTATTCGACAGCGACACGCAAAAAATTGGCTCGGAAGTAGATGGCCAAAAGGTCTTGTCGCTCCAGGAAATGCCTGCTACTATAGAAACAGAGGCAATCCGACTTGCAATCCTGACAGTGCCTGCTAATGCTGCTCAGGGAATTGTGGATCGCCTCGCTAGCACGGGAATTCGCGGTGTGCTGAACTTTGCTCCCACGGTTCTCAAAATGCCTAGCAACATTCAGTTGGTCTCGGTGGACTTCACCATCCAACTTGAACAGCTTGCCTTCCGAGTTCACCTCGGTGAAGACGAGAATACATTAGCAGATATTTACCCGATAGTGTAA
- a CDS encoding DUF1501 domain-containing protein, with amino-acid sequence MWNPLGPARRTCEGLTRRDWLQVGSLACFGMSLPKLLAAESASSSKPGRVKSVILLFLFGGPSQLETWDMKPDAPEKIRGPFRPIPSRTPGLRICEHLPKMAAMSDQFSVIRTNTHRYNDHSGAGHYLQTGHVWHVPIGGGFSPTPKDWPSIGSVVEYLAQQRSLNRPMPDYFVLPNSLGQLQQAGQFPRPGEHAGWLGQRYNPLTTRIGKRSLTDNPYWRNCTDDELNFQIPGMTPRAELNGPRLQDRQSLLSAFDAMQQQVDDAKPHNLDIFRQRALSLITSAQTRSALDIRREPSQLRDRYGRHLFGQSCLMARRLVEAGVRFVTVHYDCVDGYSWDSHQNSADVKSHLLPTFDQAYSALITDLKDRGLLDETLVLATGEMGRTPQANANWGRNHWSTLFSNIWAGGGIPGGQLHGKSDKDAAYALEKPVSPEDLAATLYDALGIDPEIRVLNRENRPTNLIEGGTPLRSLWGSDSDRG; translated from the coding sequence ATGTGGAATCCTCTTGGTCCGGCACGGCGCACCTGCGAGGGCTTGACTCGCCGAGATTGGCTTCAAGTCGGGAGTCTGGCGTGTTTTGGAATGTCGCTGCCGAAATTACTCGCCGCTGAATCGGCATCATCCAGCAAACCGGGCCGCGTCAAATCGGTGATTTTGCTGTTTCTATTCGGCGGGCCGTCGCAGTTGGAAACCTGGGATATGAAGCCCGATGCCCCGGAGAAAATCCGTGGCCCGTTTCGACCGATCCCCAGTCGCACTCCCGGTTTACGCATCTGCGAGCATCTGCCGAAGATGGCGGCGATGTCGGATCAATTCTCGGTCATCCGCACGAATACGCATCGATATAACGACCATTCCGGTGCGGGACATTATTTGCAGACCGGGCACGTCTGGCATGTGCCAATTGGCGGCGGATTTAGCCCCACACCGAAGGACTGGCCATCGATTGGTTCGGTTGTGGAATATCTGGCACAACAACGCAGTCTCAATCGTCCGATGCCCGATTATTTTGTGCTGCCCAACTCGCTGGGCCAACTCCAGCAAGCGGGCCAATTTCCCCGACCGGGCGAACACGCCGGCTGGCTGGGACAACGGTACAATCCACTGACCACGCGAATCGGCAAACGCTCGCTGACGGATAATCCCTACTGGCGCAATTGCACCGACGATGAACTGAACTTTCAAATCCCCGGCATGACGCCACGAGCGGAATTGAACGGTCCGCGATTGCAAGATCGGCAATCGTTGTTGTCTGCATTCGACGCCATGCAGCAGCAGGTGGACGACGCGAAACCGCACAATCTGGATATTTTTCGGCAACGGGCATTGTCGCTGATTACCTCCGCGCAGACGCGATCTGCACTGGATATTCGCCGCGAGCCAAGCCAACTCCGCGATCGCTACGGGCGGCATCTGTTCGGGCAATCATGTCTGATGGCACGGCGATTGGTCGAAGCGGGCGTGCGCTTTGTCACCGTGCATTATGATTGTGTGGACGGCTATTCGTGGGATTCGCATCAGAATAGTGCCGATGTCAAATCGCACTTGTTGCCCACCTTCGATCAGGCCTATTCCGCGTTAATCACCGATTTGAAGGATCGCGGACTTTTGGATGAAACGCTGGTGCTGGCCACCGGCGAAATGGGGCGGACGCCGCAAGCCAACGCCAATTGGGGCCGCAATCACTGGTCGACGCTGTTCTCGAATATCTGGGCCGGTGGCGGAATTCCGGGTGGGCAACTCCACGGCAAATCGGACAAAGATGCCGCATACGCCCTCGAAAAACCTGTCTCCCCGGAAGATCTTGCGGCGACCTTGTACGATGCACTCGGAATCGATCCCGAAATCCGCGTTCTCAATCGAGAGAATCGCCCCACCAATCTCATCGAAGGTGGCACTCCGTTGCGATCGCTCTGGGGCAGCGACTCCGATCGCGGCTAA
- a CDS encoding class I SAM-dependent methyltransferase, with translation MIRLRKDVPLRAAGIAASLADSEPPDSETVHDFSHNLRKSSIVEDRCKPHTNPQDHPIIGACPMRRPQFDRLAPMYATLERITYGSLLQRCRIEWLPTVSHARSALLVGDGDGRFLAELLRSNPEICVDSIDVSQGMLSLARKRIDAIRGAPDRVRFHQQDLREWNPDRADYDLIVTHFLLDCFPESELAWVMAKLDACTRPDAVWLSSDFAIPPGGWHRPLAQLTMGAMYLAFRAVTNLPASRWVDPTPTFVALGWGPPRVQSWLGGFLRAERWTRCDGTASLPNAAADSPVDHF, from the coding sequence ATGATTCGCCTCCGTAAGGATGTCCCGCTTCGGGCTGCTGGAATCGCCGCCAGTTTGGCAGATTCCGAACCTCCCGATTCGGAAACCGTGCATGATTTCTCCCACAATTTGCGGAAATCGTCGATCGTCGAAGATCGCTGCAAACCGCATACCAATCCCCAGGATCATCCGATCATCGGAGCATGCCCAATGCGTCGTCCGCAGTTCGATCGCTTGGCTCCGATGTATGCGACGCTCGAACGAATCACGTACGGCTCACTTCTCCAGCGATGCCGCATCGAATGGTTGCCGACCGTTTCGCACGCTCGATCCGCGCTGCTCGTCGGCGATGGAGATGGGCGGTTTCTGGCCGAACTGCTGCGAAGCAATCCGGAGATTTGCGTCGATTCAATCGATGTCAGCCAGGGGATGCTGTCGTTGGCTCGCAAGCGGATCGATGCGATTCGCGGCGCTCCCGATCGCGTTCGCTTCCACCAGCAGGATTTGCGTGAGTGGAATCCGGATCGTGCCGATTACGATCTCATCGTCACACATTTCTTGCTGGATTGCTTCCCGGAATCGGAGTTGGCATGGGTGATGGCGAAACTCGACGCCTGCACTCGCCCCGATGCCGTCTGGTTATCCAGCGATTTTGCCATTCCGCCGGGCGGTTGGCATCGTCCACTGGCACAACTCACCATGGGGGCGATGTATTTGGCGTTTCGTGCCGTAACCAATTTGCCTGCCAGTCGTTGGGTCGATCCCACCCCAACATTTGTCGCACTGGGATGGGGTCCGCCGCGGGTGCAGTCCTGGCTGGGTGGCTTTCTCCGAGCGGAACGCTGGACGCGATGCGACGGTACCGCCAGTCTGCCGAACGCGGCCGCTGATTCGCCCGTAGATCATTTCTGA